One Oryza glaberrima chromosome 11, OglaRS2, whole genome shotgun sequence genomic region harbors:
- the LOC127754465 gene encoding uncharacterized protein LOC127754465, giving the protein MMASPASKRAAVVLLVVVASVMMATPSEAMRPRRKAAALVSSEARVLRFPGFPGSRQRFPGFPGARPSPRAAPPKPSPPSSSSSSVPGLPLSPPAGALPPPCGRSSQTTPPGTLIPGMPGSGGSSSSAPDCVTSLAGLTTCASFLTGAEAETPTPASECCGGLGMFLNSTAAAAEGDRTLRCLCPVILGDVNRMLPKPVDPVRMMYLPIACGLVLPPQVLFICFTGQPNPPVLSRVPDSWSTLSSAMSP; this is encoded by the exons atgatggcgtCACCGGCATCcaagcgcgccgccgtcgtcttgcTCGTCGTGGTTGCTTCTGTGATGATGGCGACGCCGTCGGAAGCGATGAGACCGAGGAGGAAGGCAGCCGCCTTGGTCTCGTCGGAGGCCCGCGTCCTCCGCTTCCCCGGCTTCCCGGGAAGCCGCCAGCGCTTCCCGGGGTTCCCCGGAGCcaggccgtcgccgcgcgcggcgccgccgaagccatcaccaccgtcgtcgtcgtcgtcgtcagtcCCCGGCCTGCCACTGTCTCCACCCGCgggggcgctgccgccgccgtgcgggAGGTCGTCGCAGACGACGCCGCCGGGCACCTTGATCCCGGGCATGCCGGGCAGCGGcggttcgtcgtcgtcggcgccggactGCGTGACGTCGCTGGCGGGGCTGACGACGTGCGCGTCGTTCCTgacgggggcggaggcggagacgccAACGCCGGCGAGCGAGTGCTGCGGCGGGCTGGGGATGTTCCTGaacagcacggcggcggcggctgagggtgACCGGACGTTGAGGTGCCTGTGCCCGGTGATCCTCGGCGACGTCAACCGGATGCTGCCCAAGCCGGTGGATCCCGTCAGGATGATGTACCTCCCCATCGCCTGCGGCCTCGTCCTCCCGCCTCAAGTCCTCTTCATCTGCTTCA CCGGGCAGCCTAACCCACCGGTGCTCTCCCGTGTTCCTGACTCCTGGTCGACGCTCTCTTCAG CAATGTCGCCTTGA